A section of the Amblyomma americanum isolate KBUSLIRL-KWMA chromosome 2, ASM5285725v1, whole genome shotgun sequence genome encodes:
- the LOC144121978 gene encoding uncharacterized protein LOC144121978 gives MSSFVLAPIFRGDEFFAPFEALERLGDELFGRRWISRPALKQASKTDHCARLTAPRKRRNSASDAEDETQSESESKFVVTYNVRGYRPEEISVKAVDNSVVVSARHEEESDDGCSYVKREFTRRLTLPEGVDAGALSCALSSSGVLAIEAPRPEPPSKKPRVIPIAVQSAPTKKAMATDEKGSSKEDASTDATPES, from the coding sequence ATGTCTTCCTTCGTGTTGGCTCCAATCTTCCGCGGCGACGAGTTCTTCGCTCCTTTCGAAGCCCTCGAGCGCCTCGGCGACGAGCTCTTCGGACGACGTTGGATCTCCCGCCCAGCGCTGAAGCAGGCTTCCAAGACGGATCACTGCGCCCGCTTGACGGCACCCCGGAAGCGCCGCAACTCGGCGTCAGACGCCGAGGACGAGACGCAGTCTGAGTCGGAGTCCAAGTTCGTCGTGACGTACAACGTCCGCGGCTACCGGCCGGAGGAGATCAGCGTCAAGGCGGTGGACAACAGCGTCGTCGTCAGCGCCAGGCACGAAGAAGAGAGCGACGACGGCTGCAGCTACGTGAAGCGCGAGTTCACCCGGCGCCTCACTCTGCCCGAAGGCGTGGATGCCGGGGCACTCAGCTGCGCCCTCTCGTCTTCCGGAGtgctggccatcgaggcacccaGGCCGGAGCCCCCCAGCAAGAAGCCCCGGGTCATCCCCATCGCCGTGCAGTCGGCGCCGACCAAGAAGGCTATGGCGACGGACGAGAAGGGGTCGTCCAAGGAAGACGCCTCGACAGATGCAACGCCGGAGTCGTGA